In one Brevibacillus composti genomic region, the following are encoded:
- a CDS encoding prepilin peptidase, whose product MISLELTLIVMPVCLILVIASITDLRRGLIYNWLTLPGIAYFLAVHLFLHPQQWFTYFFGMLLLGGISLLMAVLSKGQLGGGDIKLLALVGAAVGWQAGIYALMFTYLLACLVAIPIWAAGKWSRKRRGPLELPMAPFISGGTMVLLLLSLG is encoded by the coding sequence GTGATCTCTCTGGAGCTGACGCTCATCGTGATGCCGGTCTGTTTGATCTTGGTGATTGCCTCCATCACCGACCTGCGCCGAGGTTTGATCTATAACTGGCTTACCTTGCCGGGCATCGCCTATTTTTTAGCCGTCCATCTCTTTTTGCACCCCCAGCAGTGGTTCACCTACTTCTTTGGCATGCTCCTGCTTGGAGGAATCAGCTTGCTCATGGCCGTGCTCAGCAAAGGACAGCTGGGCGGAGGGGACATCAAGCTCCTCGCACTGGTCGGAGCAGCCGTTGGATGGCAGGCGGGAATCTACGCACTCATGTTTACGTATCTCCTCGCCTGTCTCGTCGCGATCCCGATCTGGGCGGCAGGAAAATGGTCGCGGAAGAGGAGGGGGCCGCTGGAGCTGCCGATGGCGCCGTTTATTTCCGGGGGGACCATGGTTTTGCTCCTTCTGTCACTTGGCTAG